One window of the Eucalyptus grandis isolate ANBG69807.140 chromosome 8, ASM1654582v1, whole genome shotgun sequence genome contains the following:
- the LOC104415055 gene encoding disease resistance protein RPV1, giving the protein MAWKFFLSLAAAAFAAILFRLFLRRGDRARSTEESATRRSARGNDGTARGASSTDASTEGQEVATSSGYDYEVFLSFRGLDTRAGFTDFLYTSLIDAGIRTFRDDEELRVGEKFAPELLQAIDQSKISIPIFSKGYASSPWCLNELVQMVECQKNGRQKIMPIFYDVAPSEVRHQIGGYAKAFRSHEKKQRYDEETIHKWKAALSVVGAINGWDLHNETNRREGEFARKVTHKVFNELKKAYLAVSECLVSVDNHMDAIMEMIGAGTSETRIIGIHGMGGIGKTTTAKMIYNKLSHDFENCCFLQDIREMSKGNGIQCLQNQLISVILKKERMDIKHIDEGTQMIKDRLFNKRVLLLLDDVEEANHINALVGKRDWLGRGSKIIITTRNKDILEVPEVDCSYELSCMDHDQSLQLFSKHAFRKENPLDEYIDQSKRAIGIARGLPLALEVIGSLLCHTKKEKWDLTLKKLENVPHAAIQSKLKISYDALDVRQRHIFLDIACLFIGYNKDIVVHFWHESKFPEEAMEVLQNMSLIKIEQFNKVWMHDQLRDLGREIVYQESKMKIEKQSRVWDPKEALDLLRRPEGKEGVEALHLKFDHRRWFHFTYKSFKSFSNLRFLQVDNSEEYSYAKTRPCWNESPNVFPEDSNLLPQLRWLSWHYIPHHLKFQISLWRMWLFLICLGVTLHTSGKGGAT; this is encoded by the exons ATGGCTTGGAAGTTTTTCCTATCTCTGGCTGCCGCTGCTTTTGCTGCTATCCTGTTTCGACTTTTTCTTCGAAGAGGAGATCGAGCGAGATCAACGGAGGAGAGTGCAACGAGACGGAGCGCGCGTGGAAATGATGGAACAGCAAGAGGCGCTTCTTCTACTGACGCGTCAACAGAAGGTCAAGAAGTGGCTACTTCATCGGGATATGACTATGAAGTATTCTTGAGCTTCAGAGGACTAGACACTCGAGCTGGTTTTACCGACTTTCTTTATACTAGTCTAATAGATGCGGGAATCCGCACATTTAGGGACGATGAAGAGCTCCGCGTTGGGGAAAAGTTTGCCCCAGAACTTCTCCAAGCAATTGACCAGTCGAAGATCTCAATACCTATATTTTCGAAAGGATATGCCTCTAGCCCATGGTGTCTCAACGAGCTAGTTCAGATGGTCGAGTGCCAGAAAAATGGAAGGCAAAAGATCatgcccattttttatgatgtggCCCCTTCGGAAGTTCGACACCAAATTGGGGGTTATGCAAAGGCCTTTCGTTCACATGAAAAGAAGCAGCGATACGATGAAGAGACTATCCACAAATGGAAGGCTGCTCTCAGTGTAGTTGGGGCAATAAACGGGTGGGACCTACACAACGAGACCAACAG GCGAGAAGGTGAGTTCGCAAGAAAAGTTACCCATAAGGTTTTCAATGAGTTGAAAAAGGCTTATTTGGCGGTATCAGAGTGCTTGGTTAGTGTCGACAATCACATGGATGCAATCATGGAAATGATAGGTGCTGGGACAAGTGAAACACGAATTATAGGAATCCACGGGATGGGTGGCATCGGAAAGACAACTACTGCCAAAATGATCTACAATAAGCTTTCACACGACTTTGAAAATTGTTGCTTTCTTCAAGATATTCGAGAAATGTCAAAAGGTAATGGCATTCAATGCTTACAGAATCAGCTAATCTCTGTCATCCTCAAAAAGGAACGCATGGATATAAAACACATTGATGAAGGAACTCAGATGATTAAAGATAGGTTGTTTAATAAAAGAGTCCTCCTTCTTCTCGATGATGTGGAAGAAGCGAATCATATTAATGCACTTGTAGGTAAACGTGATTGGTTAGGTAGAGGGAGCAAAATTATCATTACTACAAGAAACAAAGATATTCTTGAGGTTCCTGAAGTGGACTGCAGTTATGAGCTTAGTTGCATGGATCACGATCAATCTCTTCAACTATTTAGCAAACATGCCTTCAGAAAAGAAAATCCTTTGGATGAGTATATCGACCAATCCAAGAGGGCAATAGGTATTGCTAGAGGTCTTCCACTAGCTCTTGAGGTCATAGGCTCACTTTTATGTCacactaaaaaggaaaagtgggaTCTCACATTGAAGAAGTTGGAAAATGTTCCTCATGCAGCAATTCAGAGTAAGTTGAAAATAAGCTATGATGCATTAGATGTTCGACAACGGCATATATTCCTCGATATAGCTTGTCTTTTCATTGGATATAACAAAGATATTGTGGTTCATTTTTGGCATGAATCTAAATTTCCAGAAGAAGCCATGGAAGTTCTGCAGAACatgtctttgataaagattgaACAGTTTAATAAAgtatggatgcatgatcaactcagagatcttggaagagaaatAGTTTATCaagaaagtaaaatgaaaatagaGAAGCAAAGTAGGGTGTGGGATCCCAAGGAAGCATTGGATTTGCTGAGGAGACCCGAG GGAAAAGAAGGAGTTGAAGCTCTTCATCTCAAGTTTGACCACAGGAGGTGGTTCCATTTTACCTATAagagctttaagagcttttcaaatctaaggtttCTTCAAGTTGATAATTCGGAGGAATATTCTTATGCAAAAACGAGGCCTTGTTGGAATGAATCGCCTAATGTTTTCCCAGAGGATTCAAATCTCCTTCCACAATTAcgatggctttcttggcattATATTCCCcatcatttaaaatttcaaatttctctatGGAGGATGTGGTTATTCTTGATCTGTCTTGGAGTAACATTACACACGAGTGGCAAGGGTGGAGCCACATGA